The Andrena cerasifolii isolate SP2316 chromosome 14, iyAndCera1_principal, whole genome shotgun sequence genome contains a region encoding:
- the LOC143376715 gene encoding bifunctional purine biosynthesis protein ATIC, translating into MSAGNLALLSVSDKTNLLPFAKKLHELGLTLVASGGTAKSLRDAGLPVKDVSNITGAPEMLNGRVKTLHPAVHAGILARLTESDQEDLRKQNYELIRLVVCNLYPFVNTVSKPEVTIEDAVENIDIGGVTLLRAAAKNHSRVTVVCDPNDYEKIQKEMEKSVNKDTSPETRQVLALKAFTHTAEYDNAISDYFRKQYSAGVSQLTLRYGMNPHQKPAQIFTALDKLPLTVVNGSPGFINLCDALNGYQLVKELKAALNLPAATSFKHVSPAGAAVGVPLDAVQAKLCQVDDLLNQLTPLATAYARARGADRMSSFGDFIALSDPCDEITAKIISREVSDGIIAPSYSENALQILKKKKGGAYCILQIDPDYVPSPIERKVLFGLTMEQRRNDAAIGKDTFANIVTKHSTAVPDSAMRDMIVATIAVKYTQSNSVCYAKDGQIIGIGAGQQSRIHCTRLAGDKADNWWLRQHPKVTSMKFKKGVKRAEISNAIDNYVNGSVGKDMDESTWMAMYEKVPEKLSEDDRLEWIKKADNVALSSDAFFPFRDNVDRARLSGVKYIASPSGSTNDEAVTQACDEHNVVLVHTNLRLFHH; encoded by the exons cacttttaagtgtctccgATAAAACGAACCTCTTGCCGTTCGCTAAAAAGTTGCACGAGCTCGGTTTGACTTTAGTCGCATCTGGTGGAACTGCAAAGTCTTTGAGAGACGCGGGTCTTCCCGTGAAAGATGTATCTAACATTACTGGAGCGCCTGAGATGCTAAATGGACGGGTGAAGACTCTCCATCCTGCTGTGCATGCTg GCATATTAGCTAGACTCACAGAGTCGGATCAAGAAGATCTCCGTAAACAGAACTACGAGCTCATTCGACTTGTAGTATGCAATCTGTATCCGTTTGTAAACACAGTCTCGAAACCAGAGGTGACGATCGAAGATGCCGTGGAGAACATCGATATCGGTGGAGTAACTTTGTTACGAGCCGCTGCTAAGAATCACAGCAGGGTAACTGTTGTCTGCGATCCCAACGATTATGAGAAAATTcagaaagaaatggaaaagtctGTTAACAAAGATACTTCTCCGGAAACTAG ACAAGTGTTGGCTCTTAAAGCATTCACCCATACAGCGGAATACGACAATGCCATCTCCGATTACTTCCGCAAGCAATATAGCGCCGGTGTTTCCCAGCTGACATTGCGATATGGGATGAATCCGCATCAAAAGCCGGCCCAAATTTTTACCGCTTTGGATAAGTTACCGCTAACTGTTGTAAATGGTTCTCCAGGTTTCATTAATCTGTGCGATGCATTGAACGGTTATCAGTTAGTCAAGGAATTGAAAGCAGCGCTGAATCTGCCTGCGGCTACATCCTTTAAACACGTTAGTCCGGCTGGTGCAGCCGTTGGCGTACCCTTGGATGCTGTACAGGCGAAACTCTGCCAAGTAGACGATTTACTGAATCAACTCACACCATTAGCAACTGCGTATGCTCGTGCAAGAGGAGCGGATAGGATGTCCAGCTTCGGAGATTTCATAGCACTGTCCGATCCGTGCGATGAAATTACAGCTAAGATTATATCCAG AGAGGTTTCCGATGGCATTATCGCACCGAGTTACTCAGAGAATGCGCTACAAATtctgaagaaaaagaaaggcgGTGCATACTGTATTCTTCAGATCGATCCCGATTATGTGCCGTCTCCGATTGAGCGCAAAGTATTATTTGGTTTAACAATGGAACAGAGACGTAACGATGCAGCCATTGGCAAGGATACATTTGCGAATATAGTAACAAAACATTCCACTGCTGTTCCTGATTCTGCTATGAGAGATATGATCGTAGCGACTATTGCTGTAAAGTATACGCAAAGCAATTCGGTGTGCTATGCAAAGGATGGCCAAATAATTGGAATTGGTGCCGGGCAACAATCGAGGATCCATTGTACGAGACTTGCCGGTGACAAAGCTGATAATTG GTGGCTTCGACAACATCCTAAAGTAACCAGTATGAAGTTTAAGAAAGGTGTAAAGAGAGCAGAAATTTCCAACGCTATCGATAACTACGTAAATGGGTCCGTAGGGAAAGACATGGATGAATCTACTTGGATGGCCATGTATGAAAAAGTTCCAGAAAAGCTCTCGGAAGACGATAGATTAGAATGGATCAAAAAGGCAGATAACGTTGCTCTAAGCAGTGATGCCTTCTTCCCATTCAGGGATAATGTGGATAGAGCCAGACTG AGTGGTGTGAAATACATCGCAAGTCCTTCTGGTTCTACAAACGACGAGGCGGTAACACAAGCCTGCGATGAACACAACGTTGTGTTAGTTCACACTAATCTGAGATTGTTCCATCATTAG
- the LOC143376707 gene encoding uncharacterized protein LOC143376707: protein MVPCAQGRVIVETARPAPPYFATCTRYRRPPGCVLASEVMASVLGATSSCIIQADQHLAVSMGKGAISKNVMIPAHSIAIRPEDLGVTPWYFEDYPIVDPLPGPAGDRSSYPSCSYPDADSTIKPDMISTKNSSVDSATPRKAYMDLRDAIALLDETCPNKEPSPSLTPRTPRTPLTPHPRNKRARSKSSDNSSNYSNDRLSDRSVENTRSQDKEKKRPFLKKIGISKTEDKPFLAKIAPKIMGKPYLEKIGPSKAVERPFLDKIGSSKTLDKFVFDASRHEHGNSDKRRDGPRKDEAAGMIPESRMPKEHKAQRVLTVDKQFATERRRSGKGTLLKMYSFETEDLESTVQAKDNRDPLRGASLDDVLDSGPSSLPLEIDNDRTSKAEAKERVTDGAELLKCRVTTSGEITSCNTSFGSDKEPNSWSSSPMKRWHLRRDTSTPRTPTRGKLIQSDDSVPNSPTKRPISNVSTDHPDGSQVEASGKSVYSPLKTRRQTYEDILERNGKEEDGKPSKQAQFERRGISSDNLLSKDRSIAAPSYQGKDQLEKTREASSEDHLTRYRGQEYSKETFKQLQDKFKCHEIPTETYADFKRRTRGNAPSVVARQSERLKGSAVADTRDGSLQDVKGDAEETSKLMASSARADDNMESEGNETMPDGKRDIARGSTTRSVLKKQQGIDNPSDQEFDGNGSVRRPKRRIFHEPSQETMDLLTELRKVKSLLKTPSWEKDLELDKKPARQPKRILLTDKEFCLSVERENSVRRPSRVTNSLETTDEGASVCKGKRAESEKRIPGPALFEKKCLSLDYADEEKPQKPEPRAISLASARNLPSETGGMIDYSDLALICDSKSYSSDVFNSPSEEANEKEYNNDLEGDIRRTTNQNHCTEVDITIPIDQRVGSPKGRVQIQGRTSDLYEIISPRSTPFRVKKRLGKISVEESVKPENFTLGSKVDCRSVVAQKRTKCFPL from the coding sequence ATGGTGCCCTGCGCCCAGGGTCGGGTCATTGTGGAAACAGCGAGACCAGCGCCCCCATACTTCGCTACGTGCACCAGGTACCGCAGACCACCCGGCTGCGTCCTGGCCAGCGAGGTGATGGCGAGTGTCCTCGGGGCGACGTCGTCCTGCATCATACAGGCGGACCAACACTTAGCGGTCTCCATGGGCAAGGGGGCCATCAGCAAGAACGTGATGATCCCGGCGCACAGCATCGCCATCAGGCCGGAGGACCTGGGCGTCACGCCCTGGTACTTCGAGGATTATCCGATCGTGGACCCTCTGCCGGGGCCCGCGGGCGATCGGAGCTCGTACCCCTCCTGCTCGTACCCCGACGCGGACTCCACCATCAAGCCGGACATGATCTCCACGAAGAACAGCAGCGTGGACAGTGCCACGCCCAGGAAAGCCTACATGGACCTGAGGGACGCGATCGCTCTGCTGGACGAAACCTGCCCGAACAAGGAACCAAGCCCGTCCCTCACGCCGCGGACCCCCAGGACACCGCTGACTCCCCACCCGAGGAACAAGAGGGCGCGATCCAAGAGCAGCGACAACTCTTCCAACTACAGCAACGATCGGCTGAGCGACCGCTCTGTGGAGAACACGCGGTCCCAGGACAAGGAGAAGAAGCGACCGTTCCTGAAGAAGATCGGGATATCGAAGACCGAGGACAAGCCGTTCCTGGCGAAGATCGCGCCGAAGATAATGGGCAAGCCTTACCTGGAGAAGATCGGGCCCAGCAAGGCGGTGGAGAGGCCATTTCTGGATAAGATCGGGTCATCCAAGACCCTGGACAAGTTCGTCTTCGACGCGTCACGCCACGAGCATGGGAACTCTGACAAGAGGAGGGATGGTCCGCGGAAAGACGAGGCGGCTGGGATGATACCAGAGTCGAGGATGCCGAAGGAGCATAAAGCACAGAGGGTTCTAACGGTCGACAAGCAGTTCGCTACCGAGAGGAGGCGTTCTGGTAAAGGTACCCTATTGAAGATGTACTCGTTCGAGACGGAGGATCTGGAATCGACCGTTCAGGCGAAGGATAACAGAGACCCACTGCGTGGCGCATCTTTGGACGACGTCCTGGACTCTGGTCCTAGCTCCCTACCTCTGGAGATCGACAATGATCGAACATCCAAGGCGGAGGCGAAGGAACGGGTAACTGACGGGGCTGAACTACTGAAGTGTCGCGTGACAACCAGCGGGGAGATCACCTCCTGCAACACGAGCTTCGGCTCGGACAAGGAGCCAAACAGCTGGAGCAGCTCGCCCATGAAGAGGTGGCACCTGAGGAGGGACACGTCGACTCCGAGGACTCCCACGCGTGGCAAACTTATCCAGAGCGACGACAGCGTCCCCAATTCGCCCACAAAACGTCCGATCTCCAACGTCTCCACGGACCATCCGGATGGTTCGCAGGTGGAAGCTTCGGGGAAGAGCGTTTACTCTCCGCTGAAGACCAGAAGGCAGACTTATGAGGACATACTAGAGAGAAATGGTAAGGAGGAAGATGGCAAACCGAGCAAACAGGCGCAGTTCGAAAGACGCGGCATTTCGTCGGACAATCTCCTGTCGAAGGATCGTTCGATCGCTGCTCCCAGTTACCAGGGGAAGGATCAGTTGGAGAAAACGAGAGAAGCGTCTTCCGAGGATCACTTGACGCGCTATCGTGGCCAGGAGTACAGTAAGGAAACGTTCAAGCAGCTGCAGGACAAGTTCAAGTGCCACGAAATACCGACAGAGACGTACGCTGATTTTAAGAGGCGCACGCGGGGCAACGCGCCTAGCGTCGTCGCTAGGCAGTCAGAACGATTGAAGGGGAGCGCTGTGGCAGACACTCGCGATGGAAGCTTGCAGGACGTTAAAGGAGATGCCGAAGAGACGTCCAAGTTGATGGCATCGAGCGCGCGAGCGGATGATAATATGGAGTCCGAGGGGAACGAAACGATGCCTGATGGGAAGCGGGATATAGCGAGAGGAAGCACCACGAGGTCCGTGCTGAAGAAGCAGCAAGGGATCGATAACCCCAGCGATCAGGAGTTCGACGGGAACGGCTCTGTAAGGCGTCCAAAGCGGCGGATCTTCCACGAGCCCTCCCAGGAGACCATGGACCTGCTGACGGAGCTGAGGAAAGTGAAGAGCCTGCTGAAGACGCCGTCGTGGGAGAAGGACCTCGAGCTGGACAAAAAGCCAGCCCGCCAACCGAAACGCATTCTATTAACCGACAAGGAGTTCTGCCTTTCCGTGGAGCGGGAGAACAGCGTTCGTCGTCCATCGAGGGTAACGAACTCGCTGGAGACAACAGACGAGGGGGCGTCAGTTTGCAAGGGAAAGAGGGCTGAATCCGAGAAGAGAATCCCCGGTCCAGCTTTGTTCGAGAAGAAGTGTCTCTCGTTGGACTACGCCGACGAAGAGAAGCCACAGAAACCAGAGCCCAGGGCCATTTCTTTAGCCTCCGCTAGGAACCTCCCGTCAGAGACTGGGGGGATGATCGATTACTCCGATCTAGCGTTGATCTGCGACTCCAAGAGCTACTCGTCGGACGTATTCAATAGCCCGTCCGAGGAGGCGAACGAGAAAGAGTATAATAACGATTTGGAGGGAGATATTCGGAGGACGACGAACCAGAACCATTGCACGGAGGTCGATATCACCATTCCCATAGATCAGAGAGTGGGCAGTCCCAAGGGCAGGGTACAGATCCAGGGAAGGACCAGCGATCTTTACGAGATCATATCCCCAAGATCGACGCCGTTCCGGGTGAAAAAACGGCTCGGAAAGATCTCCGTAGAGGAGAGCGTCAAACCGGAGAATTTCACCCTGGGTTCCAAGGTCGACTGCCGATCCGTCGTCGCACAGAAACGGACCAAGTGCTTCCCTTTATAA